One genomic window of bacterium includes the following:
- a CDS encoding PAS domain S-box protein, which yields MSSKLKMILGSFLLFSLLLGGFVLFNLHRLEDDSSWLDRTHSTIHRLQRTYSDLTEAQANYLSYLLTHQTRYKETCLSQLQALRKDLDRTERTPPEEPLLGKEMGRWETLIGQKLDSIQDGLDDVAAGRSDRALALLQERSEKTRDQEIKSLTTQMIGTQIWFLKTRKAFEELNNRKELRFLAVGGVGVLLLFGLASFLIDRQMREKQALLASLRSSEEKFRFLSEAAHDAFLIADEKGHIIDLNLGAQELFGASESELLGLPISGILRASDAEAVGAIDGLLAETVGTRTLEMTGQKKDGTRFPLEGTVSHWTSQNGAYFTVVLRDITERKFFIKTLLANEHRLFQFLDAIPVAVLVREPNGGVYFVNRKAKELFRIGSEALPSTIRYPDLIRDLYQVGGAQPMPDQELPSSRALAGERTHRDDLELRRGNEVISLEVWGAPIVGEKGRIKFGLSALMDITQQKRSTESLREREEFFRNIFEEGPIGMILSLKDGTLVNANRAFADMLGIPKRDLLGHPFYRYTAPEDAGTEKALDEKLFDRLLPKYELEKRFVDLKGEVLWCKVSASTIRDPQDEPLFRLAIIENITEQKEAASALRESEERFRALAESANDGIISADAAGRIVFFNPSAERLLGYTSDEVRGKPIALLMSPASWEGNKELILRYFSTGDPTLPGRILELTGQRKDGSQFPAEISYFSSRTPGGLFFTSILRDITDRKQLEELKDDLISVVSHQLKTPVAQVNGFIENMLEGLTGEITPSQREYLTEMRSIGEENYRLISDLLSLSKIERGVLQADLQPEPIRQIVELTARDYADFIREKGLEFLFHGPDQDIRVLVDRNKTVEALRNILNNAFKWTDHGSISLSWGIEEGFGVVEIADTGVGMDDPTLKGLFNKSRVLGPEAGRSGAGLGLYIAKRFLDLQNAVISVSSERGKGSTFRIKLPLIRS from the coding sequence ATGAGCTCCAAGCTCAAAATGATCTTAGGTTCTTTCCTTCTTTTTTCCCTTCTTCTGGGAGGCTTCGTCCTTTTCAACCTCCATCGCTTGGAGGACGACAGTTCCTGGCTGGACCGGACCCATTCCACCATCCACCGGCTCCAAAGGACCTATTCGGACCTGACCGAGGCCCAGGCCAATTACCTCAGCTATCTCCTGACCCACCAAACCCGTTACAAGGAAACCTGCCTTTCCCAGCTCCAGGCCCTCCGAAAGGACCTCGATCGGACCGAAAGAACCCCTCCCGAGGAACCCCTCTTGGGGAAGGAAATGGGGCGCTGGGAGACCCTCATCGGGCAAAAACTTGATTCCATCCAGGACGGCTTGGACGATGTGGCGGCGGGGCGGTCGGACCGGGCCCTGGCCCTCCTGCAGGAAAGATCTGAAAAGACGCGGGACCAGGAGATCAAGTCCCTGACCACGCAGATGATCGGTACCCAGATCTGGTTCTTGAAGACCCGAAAGGCCTTCGAGGAGCTGAACAACCGCAAGGAACTGCGCTTCCTGGCCGTCGGAGGGGTGGGGGTCCTTCTGCTCTTCGGTCTTGCCTCTTTCCTGATCGATCGGCAAATGCGGGAAAAACAGGCCCTCTTGGCCTCCCTGCGTTCCAGCGAGGAGAAATTCCGTTTCCTTTCCGAAGCGGCCCACGACGCCTTCCTGATCGCCGATGAAAAGGGGCACATCATCGACCTGAACCTCGGGGCCCAGGAATTATTCGGGGCATCCGAGAGCGAGCTCCTCGGGCTCCCTATTTCCGGGATACTCCGGGCCTCGGACGCCGAGGCCGTCGGCGCCATCGATGGGCTCCTGGCCGAGACCGTCGGGACCCGGACCTTGGAGATGACCGGGCAGAAAAAGGACGGGACCCGTTTCCCCCTGGAAGGGACCGTCTCCCACTGGACTTCCCAGAACGGGGCCTACTTCACGGTCGTTCTGCGGGACATCACCGAACGGAAGTTCTTCATCAAGACCCTCCTGGCCAACGAGCACCGTCTGTTCCAGTTCCTGGACGCCATTCCGGTGGCGGTCCTGGTGCGCGAGCCCAACGGCGGGGTCTATTTCGTGAACCGGAAGGCCAAGGAACTCTTCCGCATCGGGAGCGAGGCCCTTCCTTCCACCATCCGCTATCCGGACCTGATCCGTGACCTTTACCAGGTCGGCGGCGCCCAACCCATGCCCGACCAGGAACTTCCCTCCAGCCGTGCCTTGGCCGGCGAGAGGACCCATCGGGACGACCTGGAACTCCGCCGGGGGAACGAGGTCATCTCACTGGAGGTCTGGGGCGCCCCGATCGTGGGCGAAAAAGGACGCATCAAGTTCGGGCTTTCGGCCCTCATGGACATCACCCAGCAGAAAAGGTCCACCGAGTCCCTCCGGGAACGGGAGGAATTCTTCCGGAACATCTTCGAGGAAGGCCCCATTGGAATGATCCTCTCCCTCAAGGACGGCACCCTGGTCAACGCCAACCGGGCCTTCGCCGACATGCTGGGCATCCCCAAACGGGACCTCCTCGGGCACCCTTTCTACCGTTACACGGCCCCGGAGGACGCGGGGACCGAAAAGGCGTTGGATGAAAAACTCTTCGACCGCTTACTCCCGAAATATGAACTGGAAAAGAGGTTCGTGGACCTGAAAGGGGAGGTCCTCTGGTGCAAGGTCTCCGCTTCCACGATCCGGGACCCGCAGGACGAACCCCTTTTCCGCCTGGCCATCATCGAGAACATCACGGAACAAAAGGAGGCCGCGAGCGCCTTGCGGGAGAGCGAAGAAAGGTTCCGGGCCTTGGCCGAATCGGCCAATGACGGCATCATTTCCGCCGACGCGGCGGGCCGGATCGTTTTCTTCAATCCTTCCGCCGAACGGTTGCTCGGTTATACGTCCGACGAGGTACGCGGCAAACCCATCGCCCTCTTGATGTCCCCGGCTTCCTGGGAGGGGAACAAAGAGTTGATCCTCCGCTACTTCTCGACCGGGGATCCCACCCTCCCGGGCCGGATCCTGGAATTGACCGGCCAAAGGAAGGACGGGAGCCAGTTCCCCGCCGAGATCTCTTATTTTTCCTCTCGGACCCCCGGAGGGCTCTTCTTCACCTCGATCCTCCGGGACATCACGGACCGTAAACAGCTGGAGGAACTGAAGGACGACCTGATATCCGTGGTGTCCCATCAGCTCAAGACCCCCGTGGCGCAGGTCAACGGCTTCATCGAGAACATGCTGGAGGGATTGACCGGGGAGATCACCCCCTCCCAAAGGGAATACCTGACCGAGATGCGGAGCATCGGCGAGGAGAATTATCGCCTAATTTCCGACCTGTTGAGCCTCTCCAAGATCGAAAGAGGGGTCCTCCAGGCGGATTTACAACCGGAACCCATCCGCCAGATTGTAGAATTAACGGCGAGGGATTACGCGGACTTCATCCGGGAAAAGGGATTGGAATTCCTTTTCCACGGACCGGACCAGGACATCCGGGTCCTCGTGGACCGCAACAAAACGGTGGAAGCCTTGCGCAACATACTCAACAACGCCTTTAAATGGACGGACCACGGTTCCATCTCTTTATCGTGGGGGATCGAGGAAGGCTTTGGTGTGGTCGAGATCGCCGATACGGGCGTTGGTATGGATGACCCCACTTTGAAGGGGCTCTTCAATAAATCCCGTGTGTTGGGCCCTGAAGCGGGACGATCGGGAGCGGGTTTGGGCCTTTATATCGCCAAAAGGTTCCTCGACCTGCAGAATGCCGTCATTTCGGTGTCTTCGGAGCGCGGGAAGGGATCCACCTTCCGGA